The following is a genomic window from Acidimicrobiia bacterium.
AATGCCATGCGATCGTCGGCCGCGGGGCTCTCGGCGAGGATGCGCGCCCGCAGCTCGGGATCGCGCATCGCGGCGACCTTCTCGTCGAGCGGCAGCGCGTCGATCGGCGCGTAGCTCGGCCGCCGGCTCAAGGGATGGAACGTCTGGAGCCCGAGGAGCAGGCCGAGCGGGCGACCGGCGATCTGCGGCCGGATCGGGACGCCTTCGTCGTACGCCTCACTCGCGAGGTCGAGCATCTTCTTCCACTGGTCGGGGTCGAAGTCGTGCTGGAGGAGTGCGAACGTGACGGGGCGACCGGTCTCGCGGGCGAGGCGGCGCATCCAGTCCATCTCTTTCTCGGATGCCGCGAGGTCCTCGCCCATCACGCCGGCGGGTGCGAGCTCGAACACGCCAGAGCCGGCGTCGGTCAGCGCACGCCCCATTGCGAACAGCTCGTCTTCGGCTGCGAACGTGCCCGGCACAGGCTCGCCGTCGATGGCGCGGTGCGCGATGGTGCGAGATGTCGACACGCCGAGCGCGCCGGCGTCGATGCCCTCGCGCACGATGCGCGCCATCTGCTCGATGTCTTCAGGAGTCGCGGGCTCGTTGCGAGCCCCCCGCTCCCCCATCACGTAGCCGCGCACCGCGCCGTGCGGCACCTGCGTGCACACGTCGATCGCGAGCTCCTGGTTGTCCAGGAGGTCGAGGAACTCGGGGAAGGTCTCCCATCCCCAGCGGATGCCGGCCGAGAGCGCGGCGCCGGGGATGTCCTCGACGCCCTCCATGAGGCCGATGAGCCAGTCGTGCTTGTCGGGGCGCGCCGGGGCGAATCCAACGCCACAGTTGCCCATCACCACGGTGGTCACGCCGTGCCAGGTGGACGGCGTGAGCATCGGGTCCCAGGTGACCTGGCCGTCGTAGTGCGTGTGCACGTCGACGAAGCCCGGCGTGACGAGCATTCCGGCGGCGTCAAGCTCCTGCTCGCCCTGTGTGTCGACCTTCCCGACCTCGGTGATCTTGCCGTCGTCGATGGCGACGTCGCCCGCGACCGGCGCGGAGCCGCTGCCGTCCACCACCGTGCCGCCGCGGATCACCAGGTCGTGCATGCGTTCCTCTCCTTGCTCGGCTCGCTCGCTGCGTCCCGGGAACCAACCTCTCGGTCGACTCCGCAGGCTCCGTCTCCTGCCGCGGCCGCTCGCTCCCCATCTGGCTTCTGGATGAGGCGAATCGTAACGTGTTCCAATCCCGAGTCCGGAGGACACCGTGCCGCTCACGCTCGCAGACGTCGACCTCACAAACCTCGACACCTTCGTGCAGGGCGTGCCGCACGACCAGTTCGACCTGCTCCGGCGGGAAGCGCCCGTCTACTTCCACCCCGAGATGGAGGACTCGCAGTTCAGCGGCTTCTGGTGCATCACCCGCCGCGACGATCTGCGCCAGGTGAGCCACGACTGGGAGCGCGCCTCCAGCGAGTGGGGCATCACGCTCTACGACGCCGACGACATGCAACTCGAGCAGCAGCGCCTGATGATGCTCAGCATGGACCCGCCGAAGCACACGAAGCTGCGCCTCCTCGTCAACAAGGGCTTCACGCCACGCATGATCGGACGGCTCCACGAGCGCATCCGCGAGATCGCGCGCGACATCGTCGACAACATCGCCGATCGCGGCGGATGCGACTTCGTCGTGGACGTGGCCGCCGAACTCCCACTTCAGGTGATCGCCGAGATGATGGGCGTGCCGCCCGAGGACCGCCACAAGGTGTTCGAGTGGAGCAACCGAATGATCGGCTCGGAAGACCCCGAGTACGCGGTCAGCCAGGAAGACGCCACCACCGCGGCGATGGAGATGTTCGCTTACGCCAATGACCTCGCGACCAAGAAGCGGGCAAACCCGGGCGATGACATCATCAGCGTGCTGCTCGGCGCCGAGGTCGAGGGTGAGCGACTGACCGACATGGAGTTCGACGTGTTCTTCGAGCTCCTCGCCGTGGCCGGCAACGAGACGACCCGCAACCTCATCTCTCACGGGATGCTGGCGTTGATCGAGCACCCCGATCAGCGGGCGCAGCTGGTTGCCGACCCGTCCAAGATCCCCGCTGCCGTGGACGAGATGCTGCGCTACGCGTCTCCGGTCATGTACATGCGCCGGACGGCCCAGAGCGACATCGAGCTGCGGGGCGAGAAGATCAAGAAGGGCGACAAAGTCGCGCTCTGGTACATCGCCGCCGACCACGACCCCGAAGTGTTCGACAAGCCCCACACGTTCGACATCTCGCGCGAACCCGCCGACGATTTCGTTGCCTTCGGGGGTGGCGGGCCGCACTTCTGCTTGGGTTCGCACCTCGCGCGGCTCGAGATCCAGGTGATGTTCGAGGAGCTCTTGCAGCGCATTCCCGAGATGGAGCTCGCCGGCCCCGTCGACCGCCTCCGCTCCAACTTCATCAACGGCATCAAGCACATGCCGGTCAAGTTCAAGGGAGTCGCGAGGCCCTCCGACTGACATCGGTGCGCGCGGCAACGATCGCGAGGAGCCTGGCGACGACGACGCTACCCTGCCGCGCTTGACCGAAAACCTGCCGGGAATTGAGCCGGACGCGGTGACACGGTGGCTGCGCGACCACATCGATGCGCTCGAGGCGCCGCTCGACTATTCGCTCATCGCGGCCGGAGGCTCGAACCTCACGTATCGCGTCGTGGACGGCGCCGATCGCTCGTGGGCGCTGCGGCGTCCGCCCGCGACCGCGGTTCTTGCCACGGCGCACGACGTCGTGCGCGAGTACCGAATCCTCGACGCGCTCGCTCGCGACGGCACCGTGCCTGTGCCCGCAGCGATCGCATTGTGCGAGGACGTCGATGTGACGGGTGCCCCGTTCTCGGTGATGGAGTTCGTCGATGGGACGATCCTGCGCACGGAGACCGATGCACTCGCCCTCACCACATCACAAGCTGAGGCCGCGACTGACTCGCTGATCGACGTGCAGGTGGTGATGCACACCCTCGATCCCGACACGGTGGGTCTCAGTGACCTGTCTCGGCACCGCTCCGGCTACCTCGAGCGCCAGCTGGCGCGTTGGCGCAAACAGGTCGACACCGCTCGGGTTCGTGCGACACCGGTGCTCGACGACTTGCACGAGCGGCTGTCACGAACGGTCCCGACGGAGACTGGTGCACCGACGATCGTCCACGGCGACTATCGCTTCGACAACACCGTCCTCGGTCACGATGACCGCGTGATCGCGGTGCTCGACTGGGAGCTCTGCACGATCGGGGACGCCGTCGCCGACTTCGTGTGGTCGCTCCTCTACTGGGCTGATCCGGGCGACGAAATCGGGTTCCTCGAGTCGGCTCCGACGCTTGCCCCGGTCTTCTGCCGCCGCACCGAAGTGGCCGCCCGGTACGCGGCGCGATCGGGTCGCGGGCTCGATGCGCTGCCGTGGCTCGTCACGTTCTCATACTGGAAGATGGCCTGCATCGTCGAGGGCGTGTACGTGCGCCGTCTGAAGGGCGCTCGAGGAGGGGCGGCCGAGACCCCCGACGTCGCGCGCATCGCAGCCCGGGTCGACGGGCTGCTCGACCACGCGCGCGAGACCGCGGCGGGAATCCTCTGACCTGACGCTGGCGAGGCGATCCGCGAAGGCAGACTTGCTGACGTGACCAGGCAGCAGTACTGGGTTCTCGCCCTCGTCGGTGGTCTCTCCGTCTTCATCGGCGTCGGCATCGCGCTGCTGATCACGTCGGGCGACGGCAAGGACGAGGTGGTCCAGATCGGGCCGACCACGTCTTCGCAGGGCCCGGTGGTCACCACGCTCCCGCCGAGCACCACACTCACCTCGACGCCGACCACGGCGCCGCCCGTCACCCAGGGCACGATCACGCCCGGCACCACGCTGGTGATCCCACCGAGCACGTCGGGCACCACTCGTCCTGCGCCCACGACCACTCGACCCGCGCCAACCACCACAGAGGCCCCGGCCACGACGACGACGACCGGGCCCGACCGCAGCACTGACGTCGGCATCACCGACGACGAGATTCGTCTCGCCGTCATCGCCGACAGCCCGACCACCTTCCAGGGCATGGCGACGTGGCAGACGTTGGTCAACCGCCATGGGGGTCTCGCAGATCGCCG
Proteins encoded in this region:
- a CDS encoding phosphotransferase family protein, encoding MTENLPGIEPDAVTRWLRDHIDALEAPLDYSLIAAGGSNLTYRVVDGADRSWALRRPPATAVLATAHDVVREYRILDALARDGTVPVPAAIALCEDVDVTGAPFSVMEFVDGTILRTETDALALTTSQAEAATDSLIDVQVVMHTLDPDTVGLSDLSRHRSGYLERQLARWRKQVDTARVRATPVLDDLHERLSRTVPTETGAPTIVHGDYRFDNTVLGHDDRVIAVLDWELCTIGDAVADFVWSLLYWADPGDEIGFLESAPTLAPVFCRRTEVAARYAARSGRGLDALPWLVTFSYWKMACIVEGVYVRRLKGARGGAAETPDVARIAARVDGLLDHARETAAGIL
- a CDS encoding cytochrome P450, which codes for MPLTLADVDLTNLDTFVQGVPHDQFDLLRREAPVYFHPEMEDSQFSGFWCITRRDDLRQVSHDWERASSEWGITLYDADDMQLEQQRLMMLSMDPPKHTKLRLLVNKGFTPRMIGRLHERIREIARDIVDNIADRGGCDFVVDVAAELPLQVIAEMMGVPPEDRHKVFEWSNRMIGSEDPEYAVSQEDATTAAMEMFAYANDLATKKRANPGDDIISVLLGAEVEGERLTDMEFDVFFELLAVAGNETTRNLISHGMLALIEHPDQRAQLVADPSKIPAAVDEMLRYASPVMYMRRTAQSDIELRGEKIKKGDKVALWYIAADHDPEVFDKPHTFDISREPADDFVAFGGGGPHFCLGSHLARLEIQVMFEELLQRIPEMELAGPVDRLRSNFINGIKHMPVKFKGVARPSD
- a CDS encoding amidohydrolase family protein → MHDLVIRGGTVVDGSGSAPVAGDVAIDDGKITEVGKVDTQGEQELDAAGMLVTPGFVDVHTHYDGQVTWDPMLTPSTWHGVTTVVMGNCGVGFAPARPDKHDWLIGLMEGVEDIPGAALSAGIRWGWETFPEFLDLLDNQELAIDVCTQVPHGAVRGYVMGERGARNEPATPEDIEQMARIVREGIDAGALGVSTSRTIAHRAIDGEPVPGTFAAEDELFAMGRALTDAGSGVFELAPAGVMGEDLAASEKEMDWMRRLARETGRPVTFALLQHDFDPDQWKKMLDLASEAYDEGVPIRPQIAGRPLGLLLGLQTFHPLSRRPSYAPIDALPLDEKVAAMRDPELRARILAESPAADDRMAFIGMGLDRIFKLGEPPDYEPAPEESLAAIAERDGVDPSEFLYDQLLENDGRELLLRPLLGYSNFTQDPIREQILHPATALGLGDGGAHVGAICDASIETYMLTHWARDRSRGDRLPVELVVRKMTSDTASLYGLGDRGLLAKGKRADVNVIDHANLTLHRPEMVYDLPGGARRLLQTADGYRATLVAGEVIRRDGHDTDARPGRLVRGPQGA